In Rutidosis leptorrhynchoides isolate AG116_Rl617_1_P2 chromosome 2, CSIRO_AGI_Rlap_v1, whole genome shotgun sequence, one genomic interval encodes:
- the LOC139888518 gene encoding uncharacterized protein, with protein MPNIIEFLKIGSPPEDEKEAKNIKVKAPIYELRDDVLYRKSYLGPSFRCIGPTQAEKIVDEVHARACALHSDFKTVAEKIKRLGYYWPDMYNDAAESIRVGQECQQHASISKVPCHPMIPITSPWPFYKWAIDIVGSFPTGSGSAD; from the coding sequence ATGCCCAACATAATTGAATTCCTAAAGATAGGGTCGCCACCCGAAGATGAAAAAGAGGCGAAGAATATAAAAGTCAAGGCTCCAATATATGAACTGCGCGACGACGTCCTATACAGGAAGTCATACCTCGGACCAAGTTTTCGCTGCATTGGTCCCACGCAAGCTGAAAAAATCGTAGATGAAGTTCACGCTAGAGCCTGCGCTCTGCACTCTGATTTCAAGACAGTGGCAGAAAAAATTAAAAGGTTAGGTTATTACTGGCCGGACATGTACAATGATGCGGCAGAAAGTATACGAGTAGGTCAAGAATGTCAGCAACACGCATCAATCAGCAAAGTTCCGTGCCACCCAATGATCCCTATAACATCACCATGGCCTTTCTATAAATGGGCTATTGATATAGTGGGATCGTTTCCTACTGGATCAGGAAGCGCTGATTAA